The proteins below come from a single Vanessa tameamea isolate UH-Manoa-2023 chromosome 15, ilVanTame1 primary haplotype, whole genome shotgun sequence genomic window:
- the LOC135193658 gene encoding general odorant-binding protein 19d-like has translation MTSLTFVFLVIGVAINLGNVKALSDDEKTNIHAGLLPFIAECSKEYGVTEDQIKEAKESGQIGTINPCLMGCIFKKVNVIDEQGLFVPEKAEEITKKFLPNEDDQKKAFDIIKTCTSVNEKDVSDGEAGCDRAKLLYECFIPFKGAFGKAR, from the exons atgacgtCATTAACATTTGTGTTTCTCGTAATTGGAGTAGCCATTAATTTGGGAAACGTTAAA GCATTGTCTGATGATGAAAAGACCAACATCCACGCAGGTTTACTACCATTCATAGCAGAGTGTAGCAAGGAATACGGTGTGACAGAGGATCAGATCAAAGAAGCCAAAGAATCTGGTCAGATTGGTACCATCAATCCTTGTCTAATGGGATGTATATTTAAGAAAGTCAATGTG ATTGATGAACAAGGATTATTTGTTCCTGAAAAAGCTGAAGAAATTACCAAGAAGTTCTTGCCAAATGAGGATGATCAAAAGAAGGCTTTCGATATCATCAAAACTTGTACATCAG ttaacgAGAAAGATGTCAGCGACGGAGAGGCCGGTTGTGACAGAGCCAAGCTTTTGTACGAATGCTTCATCCCATTCAAAGGGGCG tttgGAAAGGCTCGTTAA
- the LOC113399694 gene encoding general odorant-binding protein 19d-like has protein sequence MLLVMDFSDYKVLLRRKGHSLYLKMFRSVLLISFLLINYMVFDIAAMTADQKAMIHKHFEEIGIECIKDHVITKDDITNLKAKKMPSGDNAPCFLACMLRKLGVLDDAGLLQKETALDLAKKVFNDNEELKLIENYLHSCSHINSEPVGDGDKGCERSMLAYKCMIENASQFGIEI, from the exons atgttacTAGTAATGGACTTCTCAGATTACAAAGTATTATTACGTCGAAAAGGTCatagtctttatttaaaaatgtttagatCTGTGCTTTTAATTTCCTtcttgttaattaattacatggTTTTCGATATCGCt gCTATGACAGCTGATCAGAAAGCAATGATACACAAGCACTTTGAAGAAATAGGTATAGAGTGTATAAAAGATCACGTTATCACAAAAGATGATATCACCAACCTCAAAGCAAAGAAGATGCCTTCTGGCGATAATGCTCCTTGCTTCCTAGCTTGCATGCTCAGAAAACTAGGCGTC TTGGATGATGCTGGCTTACTTCAGAAAGAGACAGCACTGGATCTcgctaaaaaagtttttaatgataaCGAAGAATTAAAACTGATTGAAAATTATCTCCACTCCTGTTCGCATA ttaatTCCGAGCCAGTAGGAGACGGTGACAAAGGCTGTGAACGTTCTATGCTGGCTTACAAGTGCATGATAGAAAATGCATCGCAG tttggaattgaaatttaa
- the LOC113399693 gene encoding general odorant-binding protein 28a has product MVKTFIKFFFYTTILLNLNAMAIDMEELKQQYVEVIMNCAKEFPLSGDDMEKLSNKQMPDNENAKCLFACAYKTSGMMDDQGNLSIEGVNKIADMYLANDPDRLEKAKKFTEACKYVNDVNVSDGNKGCERAALIFKCSIEKAPQFDFPM; this is encoded by the exons ATGGTTAAAACattcataaagttttttttttatactactattttattaaacttaaatgcAATg GCAATTGATATGGAAGAGTTGAAACAGCAATATGTAGAAGTAATCATGAATTGCGCCAAGGAGTTCCCTCTTTCTGGAGATGATATGGAAAAGCTTAGTAACAAACAGATGCCTGATAATGAGAACGCCAAATGTCTTTTCGCATGCGCCTACAAAACATCAGGAATG atGGACGATCAGGGAAATCTGTCAATTGAGGGCGTAAATAAAATCGCTGACATGTATTTAGCTAATGATCCTGATCGACTTGAAAAAGCAAAGAAATTTACAGAAGCATGCAAATACG tTAATGACGTCAACGTCTCTGATGGAAATAAAGGTTGTGAACGAGctgctttaatatttaaatgcagtATTGAAAAAGCTCCGCag tttgATTTCCCAATGTAA
- the LOC113399697 gene encoding uncharacterized protein LOC113399697, whose translation MTCMQDHPVDMTEALKLKQLIVPTKREVKCLLACGYKKLGTMNSNGMYDVETGYKLAEMVKSGKADDSKRFENAKKLVDICSKVNDETVSDGKEGCERAALIFKCSIEKAPQVSFFF comes from the exons ATGACTTGCATGCAAGATCATCCTGTAGATATGACGGAAGCGCTTAAATTGAAACAGCTGATAGTTCCGACAAAACGGGAAGTCAAGTGTCTTCTGGCTTGTGGCTACAAGAAATTAGGAACT ATGAATAGCAACGGTATGTATGATGTCGAAACTGGCTACAAGCTTGCCGAAATGGTGAAAAGTGGAAAGGCAGATGATAGTAAAAGATTTGAAAACGCAAAAAAATTGGTTGATATATGCAGCAAAG taaacgACGAAACGGTTAGTGATGGCAAAGAGGGATGTGAAAGAGctgctttaatatttaaatgcagtATTGAAAAAGCTCCGCAGGTTagcttctttttttaa